Proteins encoded together in one Gallus gallus isolate bGalGal1 chromosome 18, bGalGal1.mat.broiler.GRCg7b, whole genome shotgun sequence window:
- the SUZ12 gene encoding polycomb protein SUZ12, with amino-acid sequence MAPQKHGGGAGPSSGSAGGAAGGGGGGGGGGGGGGGGGGGGGGGSSSSSSGGGGFVGSAAAAAPAGKSGGAAGGGGGGGGGSGYSGGSSASSAAAAATAALPPVKKPKMEQIQADHELFLQAFEKPTQIYRFLRTRNLIAPIFLHRTLTYMSHRNSRTNIKRKTFKVDDMLSKVEKMKGEQESHSLSAHLQLTFTGFFHKNDKPSQNSENEQNSVTLEVLLVKVCHKKRKDVSCPIRQVPTGKKQVPLNPDLSQIKPGNFPSLAVSSNEFEPSNSHMVKSYSLLFRVTRPGRRDFNGLINGETNENIDVNEELPARRKRNSSNREDGEKTFVAQMTVFDKNRRLQLLDGEYEVAMQEMEECPISKKRATWETILDGKRLPPFETFSQGPTLQFTLRWTGDTNDKSTAPIAKPLATRNSESLPQENKPNSVKPTQTIAVKESLPADLQTRKERDVLNEPRQKLRIFYQFLYNNNTRQQTEARDDLHCPWCTLNCRKLYSLLKHLKLCHSRFIFNYVYHPKGARIDVSINECYDGSYAGNPQDIHRQPGFAFSRNGPVKRTPITHILVCRPKRTKASMSEFLESEDGEVEQQRTYSSGHNRLYFHSDTCLPLRPQEMEVDSEDEKDPEWLREKTITQIEEFSDVNEGEKEVMKLWNLHVMKHGFIADNQMNHACMLFVENYGQKIIKKNLCRNFMLHLVSMHDFNLISIMSIDKAVARLREMQQKLEKGESTSPMDEESSEEQSGTTNGYSENNMRERISEMDSISGVTKQSKKQKL; translated from the exons ATGGCTCCTCAGAAGCATGGTGGAGGCGCGGGGCCCAGCTCGGGCTCCGCCGGCGGCGCGGccggaggaggaggtggaggtggcggcggcggaggaggaggaggaggtggcggcggcggtggcggcggcggcagcagcagcagcagcagcggagGCGGAGGGTTCGTGGGCTCCgccgcggcggcggccccggccgGTAAATCCGGTggggcggcgggaggaggcggcggcggcggcggaggaaGCGGTTACTCGGGCGGTTCCTCGGCCTCCtcagcggcggcggcggcgacaGCCGCGCTGCCCCCCGTGAAGAAGCCGAAGATGGAGCAGATCCAGGCCGACCACGAGCTCTTTCTTCAGGCCTTCGAGA aacCAACACAGATATACAGATTTCTACGTACCCGGAATCTCATAGCA CCAATATTTTTGCACAGAACTCTTACTTACATGTCCCACAGAAACTCCCGAACAAATATAAAAAG GAAAACGTTCAAAGTAGATGATATGTTATCaaaagtagagaaaatgaagggaGAACAAGAATCTCACAG ccTGTCTGCTCATCTGCAACTTACGTTTACTGGTTTCTTCCATAAAAATG ataAGCCATCACAAAACTCAGAGAATGAACAAAATTCTGTAACCCTGGAAGTACTGCTTGTGAAAGTTTGCCACAAGAAACGAAAG GATGTCAGTTGTCCAATAAGACAGGTTCCTACAGGTAAAAAGCAGGTGCCTTTAAACCCAGACCTCAGTCAAATCAAACCAGGCAACTTCCCATCACTTGCAGTTTCCAGCAATGAGTTTGAACCAAGCAACAGCCATATGGTGAAGTCTTACTCATTGTTATTCAGAGTAACTCGCCCAGGAAGAAGAGATTTTAATGGACTGATTAATGGCGAAACTAATGAAAACATTG ATGTCAATGAGGAGCTTCCagctagaagaaaaagaaattcttcaaatCGTGAAGATGGAGAAAAGACATTTGTAGCACAAATGACTGTATTTGATAAAAACAG ACGATTGCAGCTTCTGGATGGAGAATATGAAGTGGCCATGCAGGAAATGGAAGAGTGTCCCATCAGTAAGAAAAGAGCAACATGGGAAACAATACTTGATGGGAAG aGGTTGCCTccatttgaaacattttctcaGGGACCTACACTTCAGTTTACTCTTCGTTGGACAGGAGACACAAATGATAAGTCTACAGCTCCTATAGCCAAGCCTCTTGCAACACGAAATTCTGAAAGCCTGCCTCAAGAGAACAAACCCAATTCTGTTAAACCTACTCAGACTATAG ctgtgaaagAATCCTTGCCTGCCGACcttcaaacaagaaaagagagagatgttTTAAATGAACCTCGACAAAAGTTGCGAATATTTTACCAG TTCCTTTATAACAACAACACAAGACAGCAGACTGAAGCCCGAGATGACTTGCATTGCCCATGGTGCACGCTGAACTGTCGGAAACTGTATAGTTTACTCAAACACCTTAAACTTTGTCACAGCAGATTTATCTTTAATTATGTT TATCATCCGAAAGGTGCTAGGATAGATGTGTCTATCAATGAGTGCTATGACGGCTCATATGCGGGGAACCCGCAGGATATCCATCGTCAGCCTGGGTTTGCCTTCAGTCGCAATGGACCAGTCAAAAGAACTCCTATCACACACATACTCGTATGCAG GCCAAAGCGTACGAAAGCAAGTATGTCTGAATTTCTGGAATCTGAAGATGGAGAAGTAGAACAGCAGCGGACGTACAGCAGTGGGCACAATCGGTTATATTTCCACAGTGACACATGTTTACCTCTCCGTCCACAAGAAATGGAAGTAGATAGTGAGGATGAAAAGGACCCTGAATGGCTACGAGAGAAAACCATTACT CAAATTGAAGAATTCTCTGATGTtaatgaaggagagaaagaagtgaTGAAATTATGGAATCTTCATGTTATGAAGCACGG GTTTATTGCTGACAATCAAATGAATCATGCCTGTATGCTGTTTGTTGAAAATTACggacaaaaaataattaagaagaaCTTGTGTCGAAACTTTATGCTACACCTGGTCAGCATGCATGACTTTAACCTCATCAGCATAATGTCAATAGACAAAGCTGTTGCCAGGCTCCGAGAGATGCAGCAGAAGTTAGAGAAAGGAGAATCGACCTCCCCGATGGATGAGGAATCTTCTgaggagcagagtgggacaacAAATGGATACAGTGAAAATAACATGAGGGAGAGAATTTCAGAAATGGATAGCATCTCAGGTGtcacaaaacagagcaagaaacAAAAGCTCTGA